In a single window of the Bradyrhizobium erythrophlei genome:
- a CDS encoding class I SAM-dependent methyltransferase: MYEFEWHKTHGDQTIASANVIVPLLKSIIDVSSVLDVGCGDGRWLACFESSGVRSICGVDGAWTDQSRLLIPQRCFTVQDLAKPFDLGQRFDVAISLEVAEHVASEYSIQFIENLTKHSDVVLFGAAIPFQGGFRHINERWQSYWVSLFDSQGYHCFDPFRSQIWQRQDVSVWYRQNMLLYVRRERHDLTSRIKSHLNLNHIAEMPIDVVHPERYEAIASYSQIAFRPLMRKLPKLAAKKLADVINRRI; the protein is encoded by the coding sequence ATGTATGAATTTGAGTGGCACAAGACCCATGGCGACCAAACGATCGCCTCCGCCAACGTTATTGTCCCGCTTCTAAAATCGATCATTGATGTTAGTTCTGTATTGGACGTCGGTTGCGGGGATGGGCGTTGGCTTGCTTGTTTCGAGTCATCCGGCGTGCGCTCAATTTGCGGGGTTGACGGCGCATGGACTGACCAAAGCCGCCTTTTGATCCCCCAGCGTTGTTTTACGGTGCAAGACCTGGCGAAGCCTTTTGATCTCGGCCAACGGTTCGACGTCGCCATAAGCCTCGAGGTCGCAGAGCATGTCGCCTCGGAATATTCCATCCAGTTCATCGAGAATTTGACAAAGCACAGTGACGTAGTTTTGTTCGGCGCGGCAATCCCTTTTCAAGGAGGTTTCAGACACATCAATGAGCGCTGGCAGTCATATTGGGTAAGTCTGTTCGATTCCCAAGGGTACCATTGCTTTGATCCGTTTAGATCGCAAATTTGGCAAAGACAGGATGTCTCCGTGTGGTACAGACAGAACATGCTATTGTACGTGAGACGCGAACGGCACGATCTGACATCGCGCATAAAAAGCCATCTGAATTTGAATCACATTGCGGAGATGCCGATCGATGTCGTCCATCCGGAACGATATGAGGCCATCGCCTCTTACTCGCAAATAGCCTTCAGACCCCTTATGCGGAAGCTACCGAAATTAGCTGCGAAAAAGCTTGCGGATGTAATAAATCGCAGAATTTAG
- a CDS encoding Bug family tripartite tricarboxylate transporter substrate binding protein, which produces MTGLGRAAITGLVCLLGLMAGIAPSSAADYPNRPVRWLIGFAAGGPVDIVARIMSQWLSEHFGQQFVVENRAGSGGNIAAGAAINSPPDGYTLLFVAPNNAISTSLYKHLSYDFMRDTVPVASIMQLTNMLVVSNAMPVKTVQEFIDYCKANPGKVSYASSGYGTSVHMSGELFKAMTKCEMVHVPYRGSAIAFPDIISNKVQLIFDNLPSALEQSRAGTVRALGVTSPQRWPGVPDVPAIAETVPGFESVGFYGISAPRGTPPEIVDILNKAVGEALKDPKLVARLTDAGGIPKPMTPAEFGKLISDETDKWRKVVEFAGVSVE; this is translated from the coding sequence ATGACTGGATTAGGGCGCGCGGCGATAACGGGGCTGGTCTGCCTTCTGGGCCTTATGGCCGGCATCGCGCCGTCATCGGCGGCCGATTATCCGAACCGCCCGGTGCGGTGGCTGATCGGTTTCGCCGCCGGCGGCCCGGTCGATATCGTGGCGCGGATCATGAGCCAGTGGCTGTCGGAGCATTTCGGCCAGCAGTTCGTGGTGGAAAATCGCGCCGGCTCCGGCGGCAATATCGCCGCGGGAGCCGCAATCAATTCGCCGCCGGACGGTTACACGCTGCTGTTCGTCGCGCCCAACAACGCGATCTCGACCTCGCTCTACAAGCATTTGTCCTATGATTTCATGCGCGACACTGTGCCGGTCGCCAGCATCATGCAGCTGACCAACATGCTCGTGGTGTCGAACGCCATGCCGGTCAAAACCGTCCAGGAGTTCATCGACTACTGCAAGGCCAATCCGGGCAAGGTTTCCTATGCCTCGTCGGGCTACGGCACCTCGGTGCACATGTCCGGCGAATTGTTCAAGGCAATGACCAAATGCGAGATGGTGCACGTGCCCTATCGCGGATCGGCGATCGCCTTTCCCGACATCATTTCCAACAAGGTGCAGCTGATCTTCGACAATTTGCCGTCGGCGCTGGAACAGTCGCGCGCCGGCACCGTGCGCGCGCTCGGCGTCACCTCGCCGCAGCGCTGGCCCGGAGTCCCGGATGTCCCCGCCATCGCCGAGACCGTGCCGGGATTCGAGTCGGTCGGGTTCTACGGCATCTCCGCGCCCAGGGGCACGCCGCCCGAGATCGTCGATATCCTCAACAAGGCGGTCGGCGAGGCGCTGAAGGATCCCAAGCTGGTCGCGCGGCTGACCGATGCCGGCGGCATCCCGAAGCCGATGACGCCGGCCGAGTTCGGCAAGCTGATTTCCGACGAAACCGACAAGTGGCGCAAGGTGGTGGAGTTTGCCGGGGTGTCGGTGGAGTGA
- a CDS encoding TAXI family TRAP transporter solute-binding subunit, whose protein sequence is MNIARVVCAGVLLLAGSAAAQQGGEAIQKTTIKLGTATPGGGFPLYGNNFAEIMNAADPTLLIEPRNTKGSNENIPLLEKGELDIGLVAGEPSYEAFMGIGRPRTNVKILTAIYSNPGMFVVRADSPYKTIRDLVGKPIAFGAKGSGLPILSRYMLDGLGLKQDEDFKAIYLDHAGDGPAMVLDGRVAALWGAGIGWPGFGAVAASPGGARFIAPDADEIAYIRAKHAFLKPLTVPAGSYPGQNSPINSVGSWSFVLARASLPDDVAYRLARTLHGAETALCAKLAQACETTAANTVAAAPSLDLIHPGVLRYLREIGVVK, encoded by the coding sequence ATGAATATCGCTCGGGTCGTTTGCGCCGGCGTCCTGTTGCTGGCGGGCAGCGCTGCGGCGCAACAGGGAGGCGAGGCCATTCAAAAGACCACGATTAAGCTGGGCACGGCGACGCCGGGCGGCGGTTTCCCGCTCTACGGCAACAACTTTGCCGAAATCATGAATGCGGCCGATCCGACGCTTCTGATCGAGCCGCGCAACACCAAGGGCAGCAACGAGAATATTCCGCTGCTGGAGAAGGGCGAGCTCGATATCGGCCTGGTCGCGGGCGAGCCTTCTTACGAAGCCTTCATGGGGATCGGGCGGCCTCGCACCAACGTCAAGATCCTGACCGCGATCTATTCGAACCCGGGCATGTTCGTGGTGCGCGCGGACAGCCCGTACAAGACCATTCGCGATCTCGTCGGCAAGCCGATCGCGTTCGGTGCGAAGGGATCCGGTCTTCCGATCCTGTCACGCTACATGCTGGATGGGCTCGGACTAAAGCAGGACGAGGATTTCAAGGCGATCTATCTCGACCATGCCGGTGACGGCCCGGCGATGGTGCTCGATGGGCGCGTAGCCGCGCTGTGGGGCGCCGGCATCGGCTGGCCCGGATTTGGGGCCGTGGCGGCAAGCCCCGGCGGCGCCCGGTTTATCGCGCCCGACGCCGACGAGATCGCGTACATCAGGGCCAAACATGCGTTTCTCAAGCCGCTGACCGTGCCGGCCGGCAGCTATCCCGGCCAGAACAGTCCGATCAATTCGGTCGGCTCATGGAGTTTTGTACTGGCGCGCGCGAGTTTGCCCGACGACGTCGCTTACCGGCTGGCGCGCACGCTGCATGGCGCCGAAACCGCGCTGTGTGCCAAACTCGCGCAGGCCTGCGAGACCACCGCCGCGAACACGGTCGCCGCGGCGCCGAGCCTCGATCTGATCCATCCCGGCGTGCTCAGGTATCTGCGGGAGATTGGGGTGGTGAAGTAA
- a CDS encoding ABC transporter substrate-binding protein, which produces MLSSPAALAQISDDMVKIGVLTDMNGPASTPTGQGSVTAAQMAVDDFGGKVLGKPISVIVGDHQDKPDIGAGIARRWYDTEQVDLIVDVPVSAVGLAVQNIANEKKKMFIAHSTGAADFHGKFCSPYAIQWVFDTRALAVGTAQEVVKRGGDSWFFITDDYAFGHSLEKDASAVILKNGGKVIGAVRPPFATPDLSSFILQAQASKAKIIGIAGGPPNNINEIKTAGEFGVLKGGQQMAALLALITDIHSLGLPAAQGLMLTTSFYWDMDDKTREWSKRYFAKMNRMPTMWQAGVYSSVVHYLNAVKDSGTDEPLKVAAKMREKPIEDFFARNGRLREDNLMVHDLMLVEVKKPEESKYPWDYYKVLAKIPGEDAFGPPDPACPMVKK; this is translated from the coding sequence ATGCTGTCGTCGCCGGCCGCCCTGGCCCAAATCTCCGACGACATGGTCAAGATCGGCGTTCTCACCGACATGAACGGGCCGGCGTCGACGCCCACCGGCCAGGGCTCGGTGACCGCCGCGCAAATGGCGGTGGACGATTTCGGCGGCAAGGTGCTGGGCAAGCCGATCAGCGTGATCGTCGGCGACCATCAGGACAAGCCCGATATCGGCGCCGGCATCGCGCGGCGCTGGTACGACACCGAACAGGTCGACCTGATCGTCGACGTGCCGGTATCGGCGGTCGGGCTCGCGGTGCAGAACATCGCCAACGAAAAGAAGAAGATGTTCATCGCGCATTCGACCGGGGCAGCCGATTTCCACGGCAAGTTCTGTTCGCCCTATGCGATCCAGTGGGTGTTCGACACCCGCGCGCTCGCGGTCGGCACCGCACAGGAGGTGGTCAAGCGCGGCGGCGACAGCTGGTTCTTCATCACCGACGACTATGCGTTCGGCCACTCGCTGGAAAAAGACGCCTCCGCCGTGATCCTCAAGAACGGCGGCAAGGTGATCGGCGCGGTGCGGCCGCCGTTCGCCACCCCCGATTTGTCGTCGTTCATCCTGCAGGCCCAGGCCTCCAAGGCCAAGATCATCGGCATCGCCGGTGGCCCGCCCAACAACATCAACGAGATCAAGACCGCCGGCGAATTCGGCGTCTTGAAGGGTGGCCAGCAGATGGCCGCGCTGCTGGCGCTGATCACCGATATTCATTCGCTCGGTCTTCCGGCCGCGCAGGGCCTGATGCTGACGACCTCGTTCTACTGGGACATGGACGACAAGACCCGCGAATGGTCGAAGCGTTACTTCGCCAAGATGAACCGGATGCCGACGATGTGGCAGGCCGGCGTCTATTCCTCGGTCGTGCACTACCTCAACGCCGTCAAGGACAGCGGCACCGACGAGCCGCTCAAGGTGGCGGCGAAGATGCGCGAGAAGCCGATCGAGGATTTCTTTGCCCGCAACGGCAGACTGCGCGAGGACAATCTGATGGTTCACGACCTCATGCTGGTCGAGGTCAAGAAGCCGGAAGAGTCCAAATATCCGTGGGACTATTACAAGGTCCTCGCGAAGATTCCGGGCGAGGACGCGTTCGGCCCGCCCGATCCGGCGTGTCCGATGGTGAAGAAGTGA
- a CDS encoding helix-turn-helix transcriptional regulator, whose product MEFLTTSEAADYVRLGERKLYELVTSGAIPCSKVAGKWLFPRHELDLWILSGLVRPAGMVAADPPPIVGGSQDDLLEWALRESGSGLASLTEGTARGVERLRQGEVIAAAVHFHSEADSASDANVSAVRATPGLHDAVLVGLARREQGLLLPPGNPKQLHSMADVLASGAQMAVRQPGAGAQMLLEVLLARAGAGHKELRRLDPPCLTGPDLAATIRAGNADCGIATRAAAKSAGLDFVPLLSENFDLLMRQRSYFKPSIQALVGFLGQKRLKQRAAELSGYDPAPAGQIRFAA is encoded by the coding sequence ATGGAGTTTTTGACCACCAGCGAGGCTGCTGATTATGTGCGGCTTGGCGAGCGCAAGCTCTATGAACTGGTGACATCAGGCGCGATCCCCTGCAGCAAGGTGGCCGGCAAGTGGCTGTTTCCACGTCACGAGCTGGATCTCTGGATACTTTCAGGGCTGGTGCGGCCGGCCGGCATGGTTGCTGCGGACCCTCCGCCCATCGTCGGCGGCAGCCAGGACGATCTGCTGGAATGGGCCTTGCGCGAATCCGGCTCCGGTCTCGCGTCGCTGACCGAAGGCACCGCGCGCGGCGTCGAGCGCCTGCGACAGGGCGAGGTGATCGCTGCGGCCGTCCATTTCCACAGCGAGGCCGATTCGGCCTCCGACGCCAATGTCTCGGCCGTACGTGCCACACCGGGACTGCATGACGCCGTGCTGGTCGGACTGGCGCGGCGCGAACAGGGCCTTCTGCTGCCCCCCGGCAATCCGAAACAACTGCACAGCATGGCCGACGTTCTTGCGTCCGGCGCACAGATGGCGGTCAGGCAGCCCGGCGCCGGGGCGCAGATGCTGCTCGAAGTGTTGCTGGCGCGCGCCGGCGCCGGTCATAAGGAACTGCGCCGGCTCGATCCGCCCTGCCTCACCGGTCCCGATCTGGCAGCCACGATCCGCGCCGGCAACGCCGACTGCGGCATCGCCACCCGTGCCGCGGCCAAGTCGGCGGGGCTCGATTTTGTACCGCTGCTGTCGGAGAACTTCGATCTGCTGATGCGGCAGCGCAGCTATTTCAAGCCGTCGATTCAGGCGCTGGTCGGCTTTCTGGGGCAGAAACGACTGAAGCAGCGCGCCGCCGAGCTCAGCGGTTACGATCCGGCGCCCGCCGGCCAAATCCGGTTCGCGGCTTGA
- a CDS encoding ABC transporter permease yields MSSQLSAWQLIITGDAALFAIVGLSLAVSLSAVALAAIAGMPLGALLALTRFPGRSVLVVLLNALMGLPPVVVGLAVYLLLSRSGPLGELGILFTPSAMVIAQTILIVPIIAALTRQTVEDLWAEYRDELTAMDVGPASRMMTLLWDARYSLVTALLAGFGRAAAEVGAVMIVGGNIDGFTRTMTTAISLETSKGNLPLAMGLGLILVAIVLAINAAAWGTRVWSERHAG; encoded by the coding sequence ATGTCGAGCCAACTCAGCGCCTGGCAACTGATCATCACTGGCGATGCCGCGCTGTTTGCGATCGTGGGGCTTTCGCTAGCGGTCAGCCTTTCCGCGGTCGCGCTGGCCGCCATCGCAGGCATGCCGCTCGGTGCGCTGCTGGCGCTGACCCGGTTTCCCGGGCGGTCGGTTTTGGTGGTGCTGCTCAATGCCTTGATGGGATTGCCGCCGGTGGTGGTTGGACTGGCGGTTTATCTTTTGCTGTCGCGGTCCGGGCCGCTCGGGGAACTCGGCATTCTGTTCACGCCATCGGCGATGGTGATCGCCCAGACCATCCTGATCGTCCCGATCATCGCGGCGCTGACGCGACAGACCGTCGAAGACCTCTGGGCCGAGTATCGCGACGAACTGACCGCGATGGATGTCGGTCCGGCCAGCCGGATGATGACGCTGCTGTGGGATGCGCGCTACAGCCTGGTCACGGCGCTGCTGGCGGGCTTTGGTCGCGCCGCGGCCGAGGTCGGCGCGGTCATGATCGTCGGCGGCAATATCGACGGCTTTACCCGCACCATGACCACGGCGATCTCGCTGGAGACCTCCAAGGGCAATCTGCCGCTGGCGATGGGACTGGGGCTCATTCTTGTCGCGATCGTGCTTGCGATCAACGCCGCCGCATGGGGCACCCGGGTCTGGTCCGAGCGGCACGCGGGCTGA
- a CDS encoding energy-coupling factor ABC transporter ATP-binding protein, translating to MRAPISDLPLVLDQVSLQAGATTILNRLSLTITPGAPTLIVGPNGAGKTNLLRVCMGLAAPSSGRVTWGGRADRAPLRRAILFQRPVMLRRTAAANVAYALAQAGIPRNRRAQRIAGLLESVGLADLAQRPARRLSGGEQQRLALARALARDPEILLLDEPTANLDPAATRSVEEIVLAAAQSGIKIVMASHDLGQLRRLAGDVIFLVRGALCEQGAAADFLDHPATPEAAAFVRGDLVI from the coding sequence ATGCGCGCACCCATCAGCGATCTTCCTTTGGTTCTCGATCAGGTCTCGTTGCAGGCGGGCGCCACCACGATTCTCAACCGTCTGAGCCTGACGATAACGCCCGGCGCGCCGACGCTGATCGTCGGGCCGAACGGCGCCGGGAAGACCAACCTGCTGCGGGTGTGCATGGGGCTCGCGGCGCCATCGAGCGGGCGCGTGACCTGGGGCGGCCGGGCCGACCGCGCACCGCTGCGCCGCGCGATCCTGTTTCAGCGTCCGGTGATGTTGCGCAGGACCGCCGCCGCCAACGTCGCATACGCGCTGGCGCAGGCCGGTATTCCGCGCAACCGGCGCGCGCAGCGTATCGCCGGATTGCTTGAGAGCGTTGGCCTTGCCGATCTGGCGCAGCGGCCGGCGCGACGGCTTTCGGGCGGCGAACAGCAGCGGCTGGCGCTGGCGCGCGCTCTGGCACGCGATCCGGAAATCCTGCTGCTCGACGAGCCCACCGCCAATCTCGATCCCGCGGCGACCCGCAGCGTCGAAGAGATCGTGCTGGCGGCGGCGCAGTCCGGCATCAAGATCGTGATGGCCTCGCACGATCTCGGCCAGCTCCGCCGGCTCGCGGGAGATGTGATTTTTCTGGTCCGCGGCGCGCTGTGCGAGCAGGGCGCCGCGGCGGATTTTCTCGACCACCCAGCGACACCGGAAGCCGCCGCCTTTGTGCGCGGCGATCTCGTGATTTGA
- a CDS encoding substrate-binding domain-containing protein, with protein MALCLGAIAGYAPAMAQDRSIVVASTTSTQDSGLFGYLLPIFKAKTGIDVKVIAQGTGQALDTARRGDADVVFVHAKAQEEKFLAEGFGVKRFDVMYNDFVLLGPKGDPAGIKGKDIETALQTIKAKAAPFVSRGDRSGTHSAELALWKQAGIDISASKGPWYREIGQGMGAALNTAGAMNAYVLSDRGTWISFKNRRDLDIIVEGDKRLFNQYGVMLVNPEKFPSVKKELGQTFVDWLICGEGQAVIAGYKIDGQQLFFPNAEKKAS; from the coding sequence ATGGCGCTTTGCCTCGGCGCCATCGCCGGTTACGCGCCTGCGATGGCGCAGGACCGATCGATCGTGGTGGCGTCGACGACATCGACGCAGGATTCCGGGCTGTTCGGCTATCTGTTGCCGATCTTCAAGGCCAAAACCGGCATCGACGTGAAGGTGATCGCGCAAGGCACCGGCCAGGCGCTCGACACCGCGCGGCGGGGCGACGCCGACGTCGTGTTCGTCCACGCCAAGGCGCAGGAAGAAAAATTCCTCGCCGAGGGTTTTGGCGTCAAGCGTTTCGACGTGATGTACAACGATTTTGTCCTTCTCGGACCGAAGGGCGATCCGGCCGGCATCAAGGGCAAGGACATCGAGACTGCCCTGCAGACGATAAAAGCCAAGGCGGCACCATTCGTCTCGCGCGGCGACCGGTCGGGCACGCATTCGGCGGAACTCGCGCTATGGAAACAGGCCGGCATCGATATATCGGCCAGCAAAGGTCCCTGGTATCGCGAGATCGGGCAGGGCATGGGAGCGGCGCTCAACACCGCGGGCGCGATGAACGCCTACGTCCTGTCCGACCGCGGTACCTGGATATCGTTCAAGAACCGCCGCGATCTCGACATCATCGTCGAGGGCGACAAGCGGCTGTTCAATCAATACGGCGTCATGCTGGTGAACCCGGAAAAATTTCCGTCCGTCAAGAAAGAACTCGGCCAGACCTTCGTCGACTGGCTGATCTGCGGGGAAGGCCAGGCTGTGATCGCCGGCTACAAGATCGACGGCCAGCAGCTGTTCTTTCCAAATGCGGAAAAGAAGGCGAGTTGA
- a CDS encoding serine hydrolase domain-containing protein, translating into MSNNLRSTCDGILQKVATVKDRVPGVVAMITDRSANIYEGVAGERMLGAGQAMTTDTVFAIFSTTKAITGTAVLQCVEDGKLDLDAPAKTYVPDIGKLEVLDGFDADGKPKLRAPKRDITTRMLMLHTAGLGYDFFNANYLRMAQEHGQPSVITCSKASLQTPLLFDPGDKWEYGSNIDWCGQIVESIRGQRLGEVMAERIFAPLGMEDITFSLTPSMRARLAVIHQRESDGSLTPLPDLQLPPDPEVHMGGHGLYASIGEYMKFIRMWLNDGAGLGGRVLKKETVEAAVRNGLRADQAVTMLPGVIATLSNDAEFFPGLKKSWSYTFMVNDEDAPTGRPAGAIGWAGLANTFFWIDRKNGFGGYWATQILPFGDPTSFGGYVDFETAAYATGEARAAA; encoded by the coding sequence ATGAGTAACAACTTGAGAAGCACATGCGACGGAATTTTGCAGAAGGTCGCAACCGTTAAGGACCGTGTTCCGGGCGTGGTGGCGATGATCACGGACCGCTCGGCCAACATCTACGAAGGCGTTGCCGGCGAGCGTATGCTTGGCGCCGGTCAGGCAATGACGACCGACACCGTCTTCGCCATCTTCTCGACGACAAAGGCAATCACCGGAACGGCGGTCCTGCAATGCGTCGAGGACGGCAAGCTCGACCTGGATGCGCCGGCCAAAACCTACGTCCCCGACATCGGCAAGCTCGAGGTGCTCGACGGGTTCGACGCCGACGGCAAGCCGAAGCTGCGGGCGCCGAAGCGCGACATCACTACCCGCATGTTGATGCTGCACACCGCCGGCCTCGGCTACGACTTCTTCAACGCCAATTACCTGCGCATGGCGCAGGAACACGGCCAGCCAAGCGTGATCACTTGCTCGAAGGCATCACTGCAGACGCCGCTCCTGTTCGACCCCGGCGACAAATGGGAATATGGCAGTAACATCGACTGGTGCGGCCAGATCGTCGAGAGCATCCGCGGCCAGCGCCTCGGCGAGGTGATGGCGGAGCGGATCTTTGCGCCGCTCGGCATGGAGGACATCACCTTTTCGCTGACCCCCTCGATGCGCGCCCGCCTCGCCGTCATCCACCAGCGCGAAAGCGATGGCTCGCTGACCCCGCTTCCCGATCTGCAATTACCTCCTGATCCGGAAGTGCACATGGGCGGCCACGGACTCTACGCCTCGATCGGCGAATACATGAAGTTCATCCGCATGTGGCTGAACGACGGTGCCGGGCTGGGCGGCCGCGTGCTCAAGAAAGAGACAGTCGAGGCCGCTGTCCGCAACGGCTTGCGAGCGGACCAGGCGGTCACGATGCTGCCCGGTGTCATTGCGACCCTTTCGAACGATGCCGAGTTCTTCCCCGGCCTGAAGAAATCCTGGAGCTACACCTTCATGGTCAACGACGAGGATGCGCCGACGGGCCGGCCCGCCGGAGCGATCGGCTGGGCCGGGCTCGCCAATACGTTCTTCTGGATCGACCGAAAGAACGGGTTCGGCGGGTATTGGGCGACCCAGATCCTGCCGTTTGGCGACCCGACTTCGTTCGGCGGCTACGTGGATTTCGAGACGGCCGCCTATGCGACCGGTGAGGCACGCGCGGCAGCGTAG
- a CDS encoding flavin-containing monooxygenase: MTNVQVQSQGSGGKPDFDAVIIGAGFSGMYMLHSLRDKLELNVTVFEAGDGVGGTWYWNRYPGARCDSDSYIYCYTFDKNLLQEWSWSERYPEQDEILRYLEHCAERFDLKPDIQFGKRVVEAVFDDESELWTVRTDKGDVVTARYVISAVGALSTANMPPIKGLSSFAGKLYHTSQWPHDGVDFTAKRVGVIGTGATAVQAIPEIAQQAKHLTVFQRTPNFCVPARNGRVDPELTRARKADYDGVRKRIKDSFFGFDLNFIPKAVLETTPEEREQEFDKMWDAGGFSFWLANYQDMFFSKEANDVIADYLKRKIRSIVNDPVTAEKLIPKTYPYGTKRQPLDTNYFETFNKKNVELVDATADGPIEEITPNGIRAGGREYPLDIIVVATGFDALTGPLKKLGIRGRGGRALAQEWEDGPQTYLGLAIAGYPNLFTITGPQSPSVLSNMPVSIEQHVEWITECIAHMRRNKLATIEASPQAQDAWGAHVAEVVNATLMPVANSWYMGANIAGKARRFLPYLGPEGVGGYRRKCAEVAEKGYEGFVFASRGQGGTVHTIAAE; encoded by the coding sequence ATGACGAATGTGCAAGTTCAGTCGCAAGGCTCTGGCGGGAAACCCGACTTCGACGCGGTCATCATCGGCGCCGGCTTCTCGGGCATGTACATGCTGCATTCGCTGCGCGACAAGCTCGAATTGAACGTCACCGTGTTCGAGGCCGGCGATGGCGTCGGCGGCACCTGGTACTGGAATCGCTATCCCGGCGCGCGCTGCGACTCCGACAGCTACATCTACTGTTACACCTTCGACAAGAACCTGCTGCAGGAATGGAGCTGGTCCGAGCGCTATCCGGAGCAGGACGAAATTCTGCGCTACCTCGAGCATTGCGCCGAGCGCTTCGACCTCAAGCCCGACATCCAGTTCGGCAAGCGCGTTGTCGAGGCCGTCTTCGACGACGAGAGCGAGCTCTGGACGGTGCGCACCGACAAAGGCGACGTCGTCACAGCGCGCTACGTCATCAGCGCGGTCGGCGCCCTGTCGACCGCCAACATGCCGCCGATCAAGGGGCTGAGTTCGTTTGCGGGCAAGCTTTACCACACCAGCCAATGGCCGCACGACGGCGTTGACTTCACCGCCAAGCGTGTCGGCGTCATCGGCACAGGCGCCACGGCGGTGCAGGCGATCCCGGAGATCGCGCAACAGGCCAAGCACCTCACGGTGTTCCAGCGCACGCCCAACTTCTGCGTACCTGCGCGCAACGGGCGTGTCGATCCCGAGTTGACCAGGGCGCGCAAGGCCGATTACGACGGAGTCCGCAAGCGCATCAAGGACTCGTTCTTCGGCTTCGATCTGAACTTCATACCGAAGGCGGTGCTCGAGACGACGCCCGAGGAACGCGAGCAGGAGTTCGACAAGATGTGGGACGCCGGCGGCTTCTCCTTCTGGCTCGCCAACTACCAGGACATGTTTTTCTCCAAGGAGGCAAACGATGTCATTGCCGACTACCTCAAGCGCAAGATCCGCTCCATCGTCAACGACCCCGTGACCGCCGAGAAGCTGATCCCCAAGACTTACCCCTATGGCACCAAGCGCCAGCCACTGGACACCAACTACTTTGAGACCTTCAACAAGAAGAACGTGGAGCTCGTGGATGCGACCGCCGACGGCCCGATCGAGGAGATCACGCCGAACGGCATTCGCGCCGGCGGCAGGGAGTACCCGCTCGACATTATCGTCGTCGCCACCGGCTTCGACGCGCTGACCGGCCCGCTGAAGAAGCTTGGCATCAGGGGGCGCGGAGGCCGGGCGCTGGCGCAGGAGTGGGAGGACGGCCCGCAGACCTATCTCGGCCTGGCTATCGCCGGGTACCCGAACCTGTTTACGATCACCGGCCCGCAGAGCCCCTCGGTGCTGTCGAATATGCCGGTATCGATCGAACAGCACGTCGAGTGGATCACCGAATGCATCGCCCACATGCGAAGAAACAAGCTTGCAACGATCGAGGCGAGCCCGCAGGCGCAGGACGCGTGGGGCGCCCATGTCGCCGAGGTCGTGAACGCGACGCTGATGCCGGTTGCCAATTCCTGGTACATGGGAGCCAACATCGCCGGCAAGGCGCGCCGCTTCCTGCCCTACCTCGGCCCGGAAGGGGTCGGCGGATACCGCCGGAAGTGCGCCGAGGTCGCCGAGAAGGGCTACGAGGGCTTCGTGTTCGCAAGCCGAGGTCAAGGCGGGACCGTGCACACAATTGCGGCCGAATAA